A stretch of Caenibius tardaugens NBRC 16725 DNA encodes these proteins:
- a CDS encoding TonB-dependent receptor family protein, which translates to MKSSLIAVALASIAATPAMAADAGAADSGAAGSGVSVSDTIVVTATPDTAQATATIQRTAGGVEVVPDTAFKNTPVQNIKDILGYVPGVIVQPRMGDDARVAIRGSGLSRAYGIRGIAVYLDGVPMNTSDGLMDFFEIDPSAYRYVEVFKGANALRYGSNALGGAINLVTPTGRDTSRLDARIDGGSFGYVKGQASTGGVSGPLDYFATVSAQRNDGYRDHSNGNALRGNLNIGYRISSNVETRFYVTAASTNQRIPGEVTKSDALNKPRDANGYWVYLDQQRNVDSIRVSNKTTLRLDNTVVELGLFYNHRHVDHPIYQYLDYTVDDYGGFVRATDDRSLDGIRNRLIVGANLQNGTIDTNQYVNIAATKGALTTSMVDKPKNLSFYAEDSLYVRPNLSLIAGVQYLHASRERRDRFLSDGNQSGKPSYDLWSPRFGILWDARPDIQVFANVSRSGEVPSYDANVVTNPNLKAQRATTYEFGTRGHSGGIGWDIALYRSELRNELQCLTTGPYSACSIINAGRTVHQGIEAGLNADIPLSASGDKLELTAAYTYSDFLFDGDATYGNNRLPGVPRHYLRAELLYKHPSGFYVGSNVEWASGHYFADNANTLTVDPYALLNLKAGFDIGKHWSVYLEGRNLTDKHYISTVAIAGTASASSELFNPGIGRAVFAGVHARF; encoded by the coding sequence ATGAAATCATCACTCATCGCCGTGGCCTTGGCCTCGATCGCCGCAACGCCCGCCATGGCGGCGGACGCGGGGGCAGCGGACTCTGGGGCGGCCGGCTCAGGGGTATCGGTGTCCGACACGATCGTCGTCACCGCCACGCCCGACACGGCGCAGGCGACGGCCACCATCCAGCGCACCGCTGGCGGTGTCGAGGTCGTGCCGGACACCGCGTTCAAGAACACGCCCGTGCAGAACATCAAGGATATCCTCGGCTATGTGCCGGGTGTGATCGTCCAGCCCCGCATGGGCGACGATGCCCGTGTCGCCATTCGGGGCTCGGGCTTGTCGCGTGCCTACGGTATTCGCGGCATCGCGGTCTACCTCGACGGCGTACCGATGAACACGTCGGATGGGTTGATGGATTTCTTCGAAATCGACCCCAGCGCCTATCGCTATGTCGAGGTGTTCAAGGGGGCCAATGCCCTGCGTTACGGCTCGAATGCGCTGGGCGGCGCAATCAACCTCGTCACGCCGACGGGACGAGACACCTCTAGGTTGGACGCGCGGATCGACGGCGGCAGCTTCGGCTATGTGAAGGGCCAGGCCAGCACAGGCGGTGTGTCCGGCCCTCTCGATTATTTCGCGACCGTGTCGGCCCAGCGGAACGACGGCTATCGCGACCACAGCAACGGCAATGCCCTGCGCGGAAATCTCAACATCGGATATCGGATCTCGTCCAACGTCGAGACCCGCTTCTACGTTACCGCCGCCAGCACCAACCAGCGCATCCCCGGCGAAGTGACCAAGAGCGATGCCCTGAACAAGCCGCGCGACGCGAACGGTTACTGGGTCTATCTGGACCAGCAGCGTAACGTCGACTCGATCCGGGTCTCCAACAAGACAACGCTGCGCCTCGACAATACGGTCGTGGAACTGGGTCTGTTCTACAACCACCGGCACGTCGACCACCCGATCTACCAGTATCTGGACTATACCGTCGATGACTATGGCGGCTTCGTGCGTGCCACCGACGATCGCTCGCTGGACGGCATCCGCAACCGGCTGATCGTCGGGGCAAATCTGCAAAACGGCACGATCGACACCAACCAGTATGTCAACATCGCCGCAACCAAGGGCGCGCTCACGACCTCGATGGTCGACAAGCCGAAGAATCTCTCCTTCTATGCGGAGGATTCGCTTTACGTTCGGCCGAACCTGTCCCTCATCGCCGGCGTTCAATATCTGCACGCGAGCCGCGAGCGGCGCGACCGCTTCCTCTCCGATGGCAACCAGTCCGGCAAACCAAGTTACGACTTGTGGAGCCCGCGGTTCGGCATTCTCTGGGATGCCCGTCCCGACATTCAGGTCTTCGCCAATGTCTCGCGCAGTGGGGAAGTCCCGAGCTATGATGCGAATGTCGTCACCAATCCGAACCTGAAGGCGCAGCGCGCCACGACCTACGAGTTCGGAACGCGCGGCCATAGCGGCGGGATTGGCTGGGACATTGCGCTCTACCGTTCCGAGCTCAGGAACGAGCTGCAATGCCTGACCACCGGACCGTATAGCGCATGCAGCATCATTAACGCTGGTCGCACCGTGCATCAGGGCATTGAGGCAGGTCTCAACGCGGACATCCCGCTCTCGGCGTCTGGCGACAAGTTGGAACTTACCGCCGCCTACACCTACAGCGACTTCCTCTTCGATGGCGACGCGACCTATGGCAACAATCGCCTGCCGGGCGTGCCGAGGCATTATCTGCGGGCCGAGCTGCTCTACAAGCACCCGTCAGGTTTCTATGTGGGATCGAATGTCGAGTGGGCGTCGGGGCACTATTTTGCCGACAATGCCAACACGCTGACGGTCGATCCCTATGCGCTGCTGAACCTCAAGGCCGGCTTCGACATCGGCAAGCACTGGTCGGTCTATCTCGAAGGCCGCAACCTCACAGACAAGCACTACATCTCGACCGTCGCGATTGCTGGAACGGCAAGCGCGAGTTCGGAACTCTTCAATCCGGGCATCGGCCGGGCCGTGTTCGCTGGCGTCCACGCGCGCTTCTGA
- a CDS encoding copper chaperone PCu(A)C produces MKAFHHAIVASSLSLAIAAPLLARDYVSGAITVAHPWARKTAQGQPTGGGFMVITNKGKADDRLIGGTTPIAAEVQIHTVSMDGGIMRMRRLVDGLPIAAGASVELRPGSYHLMFIGLKAPLQAGTTVPVTLQFQRAGQVRVEFAVQSMTANPGMPAMDRDHAPR; encoded by the coding sequence ATGAAAGCCTTTCATCACGCGATTGTCGCATCGAGCCTGTCGCTGGCGATCGCGGCACCGCTGCTCGCACGTGACTATGTGAGCGGGGCCATCACGGTGGCGCATCCCTGGGCGCGCAAGACCGCGCAGGGTCAGCCGACCGGCGGCGGTTTCATGGTCATCACCAACAAGGGCAAGGCCGATGACCGGCTGATCGGCGGCACCACGCCGATCGCGGCCGAAGTCCAGATCCACACCGTCAGCATGGACGGCGGCATCATGCGGATGCGCCGCCTGGTCGATGGCCTTCCCATTGCGGCGGGCGCCAGTGTCGAACTGCGGCCAGGCAGCTATCACCTCATGTTCATCGGGCTGAAGGCGCCGCTCCAGGCCGGCACGACGGTTCCTGTCACCCTGCAATTCCAGCGCGCCGGACAGGTGCGCGTGGAATTTGCCGTCCAGTCCATGACCGCTAATCCCGGCATGCCCGCAATGGATCGCGATCATGCGCCGCGTTGA
- a CDS encoding SCO family protein, whose protein sequence is MRRVDRRIRVGLAALLLAGLAACSSSQPDAPTAFGGPFELTAPDGHTVGSASLKGKPYAIFFGYTRCPDVCPTTLARMARLRKQLGPDGGKFAIVFVSVDPEHDKPEDLGRYVALFGTPVIGLTGDKEHLAQAVKNFGVFYQRVPQPGGDYTIDHTASVYLMDRDGTFVSTIDHDESDQMALAKLKRLIG, encoded by the coding sequence ATGCGCCGCGTTGATCGCCGGATCAGGGTGGGGCTTGCGGCCCTGCTACTGGCAGGCCTTGCTGCGTGCAGCAGTTCGCAGCCCGACGCGCCGACTGCATTCGGCGGGCCATTCGAACTGACCGCGCCCGATGGCCACACCGTGGGCAGCGCCAGTCTCAAGGGCAAGCCCTATGCGATCTTCTTCGGCTACACCCGCTGCCCCGACGTTTGCCCGACGACGCTCGCGCGCATGGCGCGGCTCAGGAAGCAGCTCGGACCGGATGGCGGCAAGTTTGCCATCGTCTTCGTCTCGGTCGATCCCGAACATGACAAACCAGAGGACCTGGGCCGCTATGTGGCCCTCTTCGGCACGCCCGTCATCGGACTGACCGGGGACAAGGAGCACCTTGCCCAGGCCGTGAAGAATTTCGGGGTCTTCTACCAGCGCGTGCCCCAGCCGGGCGGCGATTACACGATCGACCACACGGCCTCGGTCTACCTCATGGATCGGGATGGCACCTTCGTTTCCACCATCGACCATGACGAGAGCGACCAGATGGCGCTCGCCAAGCTCAAGCGTCTCATCGGCTGA